In the genome of Neodiprion pinetum isolate iyNeoPine1 chromosome 2, iyNeoPine1.2, whole genome shotgun sequence, one region contains:
- the Liprin-gamma gene encoding kazrin isoform X11, giving the protein MCGRRWADTMNFLDVLDARFSAIKRGLCYRIKWILWFMNANILSIALKSLNRLNKEGEAFLPLEDDVTPHPTLALMRRILADAQAKLRVMVDENAATGARLDGELERARGECATLRGELREVRGALVLNNSSGGTTGANLNPPQDGEAQIQEDLKRLSAGSSPVDKRSSASDKSASPIEKRASPVDKKERTSPIDRRTSPIERHNNGSPCRSPSEKNRRPCAPALEKTRLGGSGGSVDSRSGSASPDRGFSTRGSFLHRGNSERSSIERLRITTGRVAKDVADQDKERSDMGDSDVRGDDDEPPGPAPSSRPNSPTSSHAGIIGDPIVASRLSNIHGGNSGPIEVASARRLRLENERLVAEVARLRRLLLSGAGRGEVGDEEVALGEEGRVVALEMELQLAREALQVLKADRKRLKAEKFDLLNQMKDLYVTLEDKERELRDFIRNYEQRMRESEAKLGRLQQQGALGGGPGDERERERERERERWSLLRAARDEADRSLSLAASLADKEAALLHAHATIQELKRQLMERGGSVGTCLSDQESLVSFPRGSVNGAATPGAGSSSGSGIPHLTSQQPLGVTELGVVCGVGGTAGGGAAGGGGQAGDRGSCSADSGVRGSSDRESGGATSVGGNLSDSTTDGTPTITVEGSGLDMDNISVVSSVAPPHMYQSATTPKDCSPTLSPLNAFSRSMDNSSLSRSVEQLSSPMESEPRRNKHPPPVVAPSAHSRSSATRGGPWGSISRVFTRTRHRKTTNTNPGNEASETFDPYRSWSPLTEEGYAEKLRLLREAASVPMERWRAPTVLAWLEVALGMSQYGPRCAENVKSGKVLLELNDAELDAGLGVTHPLHRKKLRLAIEEHRHPSLVRYPCIAQLGHTWVSSEWLPDLGLAQYSESFATNMVDARMLDHLSKKELEKLLGVTRKSHQASIVHGIHLLRMLNYDRQALAVRRHQCEQVDADPLVWTNQRFIRWARNIDLTEYAENLKDSGVHGALVVLEPSFTGEMMATALGIPPAKHMIRRHLTAELEALVLPASCHGGALRDH; this is encoded by the exons gcGAAACTCCGCGTGATGGTGGACGAGAACGCAGCCACGGGTGCCCGGCTTGACGGTGAGCTGGAACGAGCACGAGGCGAATGCGCGACGCTGAGAGGAGAGCTTCGCGAAGTCAGGGGTGCCTTGGTCCTGAACAACTCGAGCGGCGGTACCACCGGTGCTAACCTAAATCCCCCCCAAGACGGCGAGGCGCAAATACAGGAAGATCTTAAACGACTTAGCGCCGGCAGCAGCCCCGTTGATAAGCGAAGCTCAGCCAGCGACAAATCCGCCAGTCCAATCGAGAAGAGGGCGAGTCCAGTCGACAAAAAGGAACGCACTAGTCCCATAGACAGAAGGACGAGTCCCATAG AGAGGCACAATAATGGCTCGCCGTGCCGCAGCCCCAGCGAGAAAAATCGACGGCCTTGCGCCCCTGCCCTGGAGAAAACGCGGTTGGGTGGTTCGGGCGGGAGCGTAGATTCGAGGTCTGGAAGCGCCAGTCCTGACCGAGGATTTTCTACAAGGGGTAGTTTCCTGCACAGAGGGAACAGCGAACGTTCAAGCATCGAAAGGCTCCGCATCACCACGGGGCGTGTCGCTAAGGACGTTGCTGATCAGGACAAAGAAAGATCAGACATGGGGGACAGCGACGTGCGTGGTGACGATGATGAGCCGCCGGGACCCGCGCCTAGCAGTCGGCCAAACTCACCGACTAGTTCTCACG CAGGCATAATTGGCGATCCTATCGTGGCATCCCGACTCTCAAACATACACGGTGGAAACAGCGGTCCAATCGAAGTCGCAAGTGCCAGAAGGCTTCGCTTGGAGAACGAGAGGCTGGTGGCGGAAGTAGCGAGATTAAGGCGGCTCCTCTTGAGTGGCGCGGGTCGTGGCGAGGTCGGCGACGAAGAAGTCGCCCTCGGCGAAGAGGGGCGAGTCGTGGCTTTGGAAATGGAGCTTCAGCTGGCCCGCGAGGCACTCCAGGTTCTGAAAGCAGATCGCAAGCGTTTGAAGGCCGAGAAATTCGATCTTCTTAATCAAATGAAGGATCTGTACGTGACCCTCGAGGACAAAGAACGAGAACTTCGCGACTTTATACGAAACTACGAACAG CGGATGCGAGAGAGCGAGGCGAAACTTGGCCGCTTGCAGCAACAAGGAGCTCTGGGTGGTGGACCAGGCGacgagagagagcgagagagagagcgggAGAGAGAGCGATGGAGTCTCTTGAGAGCGGCGAGGGATGAGGCGGACCGTAGTCTCAGCTTGGCTGCCAGTCTTGCCGACAAAGAAGCGGCCCTGCTGCACGCCCACGCGACTATACAAGAG CTCAAGCGGCAGCTGATGGAGAGGGGCGGGAGCGTCGGGACCTGTCTCAGCGATCAGGAATCGCTGGTATCGTTTCCTCGAGGAAGCGTCAACGGCGCTGCAACCCCAGGTGCCGGGAGCAGCAGCGGAAGTGGTATCCCGCATTTGACCTCGCAACAGCCTCTGGGGGTCACGGAATTAGGGGTAGTTTGCGGCGTGGGCGGGACTGCCGGGGGCGGTGCTGCCGGTGGTGGAGGTCAAGCTGGCGACCGAGGAAGCTGCAGCGCTGACAGCGGGGTGCGAGGTTCCAGCGACCGCGAAAGCGGGGGTGCGACCAGCGTTGGTGGAAATTTATCCGACTCGACGACCGACG GGACGCCAACTATTACTGTTGAAGGGAGTGGTCTCGACATGGACAACATCTCCGTGGTGTCTTCGGTTGCGCCACCTCACATGTATCAAT CAGCTACCACGCCCAAGGATTGCAGCCCAACTTTGTCACCCTTGAACGCGTTCTCAAGGTCAATGGACAATTCCTCGTTGTCTCGGTCGGTGGAACAACTTTCAAGCCCAATGGAGTCCGAACCCAGACGGAACAAACATCCACCTCCCGTTGTCGCACCCTCTGCGCACTCAAGGTCTTCGGCTACGCGGGGAGGACCCTGGGGTTCGATTTCAAG GGTGTTCACCCGGACACGGCACCGGAAAACTACTAATACCAATCCCGGGAACGAGGCCTCGGAAACATTCGACCCGTACAGATCGTGGTCGCCACTGACCGAGGAAGGCTACGCCGAGAAGCTGCGGCTCCTGAGGGAAGCTGCGTCTGTCCCCATGGAAAGATGGAGAGCACCGACGGTCCTGGCATGGCTCGAGGTCGCCCTGGGAATGTCCCAGTACGGACCGCGGTGCGCGGAAAACGTCAAGTCCGGAAAA GTGCTGCTGGAGCTGAACGATGCTGAGCTAGACGCTGGTCTCGGGGTCACTCATCCTTTGCACAGAAAGAAGCTTAGGCTAGCGATCGAGGAACACCGCCACCCGAGTTTGGTGCGATACCCTTGCATAGCTCAGCTCGGCCACACCTGGGTAAGCTCCGAATGGTTGCCGGACTTGGGCCTCGCTCAATACTCTGAGAGCTTCGCGACGAACATGGTCGACGCCAGGATGCTGGACCACCTGAGCAAGAAGGAGCTCGAAAAGTTGCTGGGCGTTACGCGAAAGTCTCATCAAGCCAGTATCGTTCACGGTATTCATCTGCTTCGCATGCTGAACTACGATAGGCAG GCACTGGCGGTAAGGAGACACCAATGTGAACAGGTGGACGCAGACCCTTTGGTTTGGACCAATCAGAGGTTTATTAGGTGGGCACGAAATATCGATTTAACCGAATACGCCGAGAACTTGAAAG ACTCGGGTGTTCACGGCGCTCTCGTTGTTCTGGAGCCGTCATTCACAGGCGAGATGATGGCCACTGCTCTAGGAATCCCACCAGCGAAACACATGATCCGACGACATCTGACCGCCGAACTTGAAGCTTTGGTACTCCCCGCCAG TTGTCATGGAGGAGCTCTCAG GGATCACTGA
- the Liprin-gamma gene encoding kazrin isoform X10, giving the protein MRRILADAQAKLRVMVDENAATGARLDGELERARGECATLRGELREVRGALVLNNSSGGTTGANLNPPQDGEAQIQEDLKRLSAGSSPVDKRSSASDKSASPIEKRASPVDKKERTSPIDRRTSPIERHNNGSPCRSPSEKNRRPCAPALEKTRLGGSGGSVDSRSGSASPDRGFSTRGSFLHRGNSERSSIERLRITTGRVAKDVADQDKERSDMGDSDVRGDDDEPPGPAPSSRPNSPTSSHAGIIGDPIVASRLSNIHGGNSGPIEVASARRLRLENERLVAEVARLRRLLLSGAGRGEVGDEEVALGEEGRVVALEMELQLAREALQVLKADRKRLKAEKFDLLNQMKDLYVTLEDKERELRDFIRNYEQRMRESEAKLGRLQQQGALGGGPGDERERERERERERWSLLRAARDEADRSLSLAASLADKEAALLHAHATIQELKRQLMERGGSVGTCLSDQESLVSFPRGSVNGAATPGAGSSSGSGIPHLTSQQPLGVTELGVVCGVGGTAGGGAAGGGGQAGDRGSCSADSGVRGSSDRESGGATSVGGNLSDSTTDGTPTITVEGSGLDMDNISVVSSVAPPHMYQSATTPKDCSPTLSPLNAFSRSMDNSSLSRSVEQLSSPMESEPRRNKHPPPVVAPSAHSRSSATRGGPWGSISRVFTRTRHRKTTNTNPGNEASETFDPYRSWSPLTEEGYAEKLRLLREAASVPMERWRAPTVLAWLEVALGMSQYGPRCAENVKSGKVLLELNDAELDAGLGVTHPLHRKKLRLAIEEHRHPSLVRYPCIAQLGHTWVSSEWLPDLGLAQYSESFATNMVDARMLDHLSKKELEKLLGVTRKSHQASIVHGIHLLRMLNYDRQALAVRRHQCEQVDADPLVWTNQRFIRWARNIDLTEYAENLKDSGVHGALVVLEPSFTGEMMATALGIPPAKHMIRRHLTAELEALVLPARGQLEVVPRGSIGSRPVSTVSAGGSLGRGNRAFHLQHHQSSLSALHMAANHNSNTVDRRRSSLRLSWRSSQGSLSRALGLRPRSEKASPSSSSDTGSLASQCQYVHHGSIGSRGSSPPPPQLPPRPSSGKRHRRVKSISDIEYISSVAVSTPV; this is encoded by the exons gcGAAACTCCGCGTGATGGTGGACGAGAACGCAGCCACGGGTGCCCGGCTTGACGGTGAGCTGGAACGAGCACGAGGCGAATGCGCGACGCTGAGAGGAGAGCTTCGCGAAGTCAGGGGTGCCTTGGTCCTGAACAACTCGAGCGGCGGTACCACCGGTGCTAACCTAAATCCCCCCCAAGACGGCGAGGCGCAAATACAGGAAGATCTTAAACGACTTAGCGCCGGCAGCAGCCCCGTTGATAAGCGAAGCTCAGCCAGCGACAAATCCGCCAGTCCAATCGAGAAGAGGGCGAGTCCAGTCGACAAAAAGGAACGCACTAGTCCCATAGACAGAAGGACGAGTCCCATAG AGAGGCACAATAATGGCTCGCCGTGCCGCAGCCCCAGCGAGAAAAATCGACGGCCTTGCGCCCCTGCCCTGGAGAAAACGCGGTTGGGTGGTTCGGGCGGGAGCGTAGATTCGAGGTCTGGAAGCGCCAGTCCTGACCGAGGATTTTCTACAAGGGGTAGTTTCCTGCACAGAGGGAACAGCGAACGTTCAAGCATCGAAAGGCTCCGCATCACCACGGGGCGTGTCGCTAAGGACGTTGCTGATCAGGACAAAGAAAGATCAGACATGGGGGACAGCGACGTGCGTGGTGACGATGATGAGCCGCCGGGACCCGCGCCTAGCAGTCGGCCAAACTCACCGACTAGTTCTCACG CAGGCATAATTGGCGATCCTATCGTGGCATCCCGACTCTCAAACATACACGGTGGAAACAGCGGTCCAATCGAAGTCGCAAGTGCCAGAAGGCTTCGCTTGGAGAACGAGAGGCTGGTGGCGGAAGTAGCGAGATTAAGGCGGCTCCTCTTGAGTGGCGCGGGTCGTGGCGAGGTCGGCGACGAAGAAGTCGCCCTCGGCGAAGAGGGGCGAGTCGTGGCTTTGGAAATGGAGCTTCAGCTGGCCCGCGAGGCACTCCAGGTTCTGAAAGCAGATCGCAAGCGTTTGAAGGCCGAGAAATTCGATCTTCTTAATCAAATGAAGGATCTGTACGTGACCCTCGAGGACAAAGAACGAGAACTTCGCGACTTTATACGAAACTACGAACAG CGGATGCGAGAGAGCGAGGCGAAACTTGGCCGCTTGCAGCAACAAGGAGCTCTGGGTGGTGGACCAGGCGacgagagagagcgagagagagagcgggAGAGAGAGCGATGGAGTCTCTTGAGAGCGGCGAGGGATGAGGCGGACCGTAGTCTCAGCTTGGCTGCCAGTCTTGCCGACAAAGAAGCGGCCCTGCTGCACGCCCACGCGACTATACAAGAG CTCAAGCGGCAGCTGATGGAGAGGGGCGGGAGCGTCGGGACCTGTCTCAGCGATCAGGAATCGCTGGTATCGTTTCCTCGAGGAAGCGTCAACGGCGCTGCAACCCCAGGTGCCGGGAGCAGCAGCGGAAGTGGTATCCCGCATTTGACCTCGCAACAGCCTCTGGGGGTCACGGAATTAGGGGTAGTTTGCGGCGTGGGCGGGACTGCCGGGGGCGGTGCTGCCGGTGGTGGAGGTCAAGCTGGCGACCGAGGAAGCTGCAGCGCTGACAGCGGGGTGCGAGGTTCCAGCGACCGCGAAAGCGGGGGTGCGACCAGCGTTGGTGGAAATTTATCCGACTCGACGACCGACG GGACGCCAACTATTACTGTTGAAGGGAGTGGTCTCGACATGGACAACATCTCCGTGGTGTCTTCGGTTGCGCCACCTCACATGTATCAAT CAGCTACCACGCCCAAGGATTGCAGCCCAACTTTGTCACCCTTGAACGCGTTCTCAAGGTCAATGGACAATTCCTCGTTGTCTCGGTCGGTGGAACAACTTTCAAGCCCAATGGAGTCCGAACCCAGACGGAACAAACATCCACCTCCCGTTGTCGCACCCTCTGCGCACTCAAGGTCTTCGGCTACGCGGGGAGGACCCTGGGGTTCGATTTCAAG GGTGTTCACCCGGACACGGCACCGGAAAACTACTAATACCAATCCCGGGAACGAGGCCTCGGAAACATTCGACCCGTACAGATCGTGGTCGCCACTGACCGAGGAAGGCTACGCCGAGAAGCTGCGGCTCCTGAGGGAAGCTGCGTCTGTCCCCATGGAAAGATGGAGAGCACCGACGGTCCTGGCATGGCTCGAGGTCGCCCTGGGAATGTCCCAGTACGGACCGCGGTGCGCGGAAAACGTCAAGTCCGGAAAA GTGCTGCTGGAGCTGAACGATGCTGAGCTAGACGCTGGTCTCGGGGTCACTCATCCTTTGCACAGAAAGAAGCTTAGGCTAGCGATCGAGGAACACCGCCACCCGAGTTTGGTGCGATACCCTTGCATAGCTCAGCTCGGCCACACCTGGGTAAGCTCCGAATGGTTGCCGGACTTGGGCCTCGCTCAATACTCTGAGAGCTTCGCGACGAACATGGTCGACGCCAGGATGCTGGACCACCTGAGCAAGAAGGAGCTCGAAAAGTTGCTGGGCGTTACGCGAAAGTCTCATCAAGCCAGTATCGTTCACGGTATTCATCTGCTTCGCATGCTGAACTACGATAGGCAG GCACTGGCGGTAAGGAGACACCAATGTGAACAGGTGGACGCAGACCCTTTGGTTTGGACCAATCAGAGGTTTATTAGGTGGGCACGAAATATCGATTTAACCGAATACGCCGAGAACTTGAAAG ACTCGGGTGTTCACGGCGCTCTCGTTGTTCTGGAGCCGTCATTCACAGGCGAGATGATGGCCACTGCTCTAGGAATCCCACCAGCGAAACACATGATCCGACGACATCTGACCGCCGAACTTGAAGCTTTGGTACTCCCCGCCAG AGGTCAACTGGAGGTCGTCCCCAGGGGAAGCATCGGGAGCAGACCGGTTAGCACCGTCAGCGCCGGCGGAAGCCTGGGTCGTGGAAACCGAGCCTTTCATCTCCAGCATCACCAGAGCTCCCTATCAGCCCTTCACATGGCGGCTAACCATAACAGCAACACGGTCGACCGTCGCAGATCCAGTTTAAGG TTGTCATGGAGGAGCTCTCAG GGATCACTGAGCCGAGCCCTCGGTCTTCGTCCTCGCAGCGAAAAGGCATCCCCGTCGTCATCGTCGGACACCGGAAGTCTCGCGAGCCAGTGTCAGTACGTTCACCACGGGAGCATCGGGAGCCGAGGATCGTCGCCACCTCCTCCTCAACTACCGCCGAGACCGTCGTCGGGTAAACGGCATCGTCGAGTAAAGAGCATCAGCGACATCGAGTACATAAGCAGCGTCGCCGTCAGCACCCCCGTCTGA
- the Liprin-gamma gene encoding kazrin isoform X6 codes for MSTAIDGGVETPKSRGVFSRAFAKRVQPFEEALKSLNRLNKEGEAFLPLEDDVTPHPTLALMRRILADAQAKLRVMVDENAATGARLDGELERARGECATLRGELREVRGALVLNNSSGGTTGANLNPPQDGEAQIQEDLKRLSAGSSPVDKRSSASDKSASPIEKRASPVDKKERTSPIDRRTSPIERHNNGSPCRSPSEKNRRPCAPALEKTRLGGSGGSVDSRSGSASPDRGFSTRGSFLHRGNSERSSIERLRITTGRVAKDVADQDKERSDMGDSDVRGDDDEPPGPAPSSRPNSPTSSHGIIGDPIVASRLSNIHGGNSGPIEVASARRLRLENERLVAEVARLRRLLLSGAGRGEVGDEEVALGEEGRVVALEMELQLAREALQVLKADRKRLKAEKFDLLNQMKDLYVTLEDKERELRDFIRNYEQRMRESEAKLGRLQQQGALGGGPGDERERERERERERWSLLRAARDEADRSLSLAASLADKEAALLHAHATIQELKRQLMERGGSVGTCLSDQESLVSFPRGSVNGAATPGAGSSSGSGIPHLTSQQPLGVTELGVVCGVGGTAGGGAAGGGGQAGDRGSCSADSGVRGSSDRESGGATSVGGNLSDSTTDGTPTITVEGSGLDMDNISVVSSVAPPHMYQSATTPKDCSPTLSPLNAFSRSMDNSSLSRSVEQLSSPMESEPRRNKHPPPVVAPSAHSRSSATRGGPWGSISRVFTRTRHRKTTNTNPGNEASETFDPYRSWSPLTEEGYAEKLRLLREAASVPMERWRAPTVLAWLEVALGMSQYGPRCAENVKSGKVLLELNDAELDAGLGVTHPLHRKKLRLAIEEHRHPSLVRYPCIAQLGHTWVSSEWLPDLGLAQYSESFATNMVDARMLDHLSKKELEKLLGVTRKSHQASIVHGIHLLRMLNYDRQALAVRRHQCEQVDADPLVWTNQRFIRWARNIDLTEYAENLKDSGVHGALVVLEPSFTGEMMATALGIPPAKHMIRRHLTAELEALVLPARGQLEVVPRGSIGSRPVSTVSAGGSLGRGNRAFHLQHHQSSLSALHMAANHNSNTVDRRRSSLRLSWRSSQGSLSRALGLRPRSEKASPSSSSDTGSLASQCQYVHHGSIGSRGSSPPPPQLPPRPSSGKRHRRVKSISDIEYISSVAVSTPV; via the exons gcGAAACTCCGCGTGATGGTGGACGAGAACGCAGCCACGGGTGCCCGGCTTGACGGTGAGCTGGAACGAGCACGAGGCGAATGCGCGACGCTGAGAGGAGAGCTTCGCGAAGTCAGGGGTGCCTTGGTCCTGAACAACTCGAGCGGCGGTACCACCGGTGCTAACCTAAATCCCCCCCAAGACGGCGAGGCGCAAATACAGGAAGATCTTAAACGACTTAGCGCCGGCAGCAGCCCCGTTGATAAGCGAAGCTCAGCCAGCGACAAATCCGCCAGTCCAATCGAGAAGAGGGCGAGTCCAGTCGACAAAAAGGAACGCACTAGTCCCATAGACAGAAGGACGAGTCCCATAG AGAGGCACAATAATGGCTCGCCGTGCCGCAGCCCCAGCGAGAAAAATCGACGGCCTTGCGCCCCTGCCCTGGAGAAAACGCGGTTGGGTGGTTCGGGCGGGAGCGTAGATTCGAGGTCTGGAAGCGCCAGTCCTGACCGAGGATTTTCTACAAGGGGTAGTTTCCTGCACAGAGGGAACAGCGAACGTTCAAGCATCGAAAGGCTCCGCATCACCACGGGGCGTGTCGCTAAGGACGTTGCTGATCAGGACAAAGAAAGATCAGACATGGGGGACAGCGACGTGCGTGGTGACGATGATGAGCCGCCGGGACCCGCGCCTAGCAGTCGGCCAAACTCACCGACTAGTTCTCACG GCATAATTGGCGATCCTATCGTGGCATCCCGACTCTCAAACATACACGGTGGAAACAGCGGTCCAATCGAAGTCGCAAGTGCCAGAAGGCTTCGCTTGGAGAACGAGAGGCTGGTGGCGGAAGTAGCGAGATTAAGGCGGCTCCTCTTGAGTGGCGCGGGTCGTGGCGAGGTCGGCGACGAAGAAGTCGCCCTCGGCGAAGAGGGGCGAGTCGTGGCTTTGGAAATGGAGCTTCAGCTGGCCCGCGAGGCACTCCAGGTTCTGAAAGCAGATCGCAAGCGTTTGAAGGCCGAGAAATTCGATCTTCTTAATCAAATGAAGGATCTGTACGTGACCCTCGAGGACAAAGAACGAGAACTTCGCGACTTTATACGAAACTACGAACAG CGGATGCGAGAGAGCGAGGCGAAACTTGGCCGCTTGCAGCAACAAGGAGCTCTGGGTGGTGGACCAGGCGacgagagagagcgagagagagagcgggAGAGAGAGCGATGGAGTCTCTTGAGAGCGGCGAGGGATGAGGCGGACCGTAGTCTCAGCTTGGCTGCCAGTCTTGCCGACAAAGAAGCGGCCCTGCTGCACGCCCACGCGACTATACAAGAG CTCAAGCGGCAGCTGATGGAGAGGGGCGGGAGCGTCGGGACCTGTCTCAGCGATCAGGAATCGCTGGTATCGTTTCCTCGAGGAAGCGTCAACGGCGCTGCAACCCCAGGTGCCGGGAGCAGCAGCGGAAGTGGTATCCCGCATTTGACCTCGCAACAGCCTCTGGGGGTCACGGAATTAGGGGTAGTTTGCGGCGTGGGCGGGACTGCCGGGGGCGGTGCTGCCGGTGGTGGAGGTCAAGCTGGCGACCGAGGAAGCTGCAGCGCTGACAGCGGGGTGCGAGGTTCCAGCGACCGCGAAAGCGGGGGTGCGACCAGCGTTGGTGGAAATTTATCCGACTCGACGACCGACG GGACGCCAACTATTACTGTTGAAGGGAGTGGTCTCGACATGGACAACATCTCCGTGGTGTCTTCGGTTGCGCCACCTCACATGTATCAAT CAGCTACCACGCCCAAGGATTGCAGCCCAACTTTGTCACCCTTGAACGCGTTCTCAAGGTCAATGGACAATTCCTCGTTGTCTCGGTCGGTGGAACAACTTTCAAGCCCAATGGAGTCCGAACCCAGACGGAACAAACATCCACCTCCCGTTGTCGCACCCTCTGCGCACTCAAGGTCTTCGGCTACGCGGGGAGGACCCTGGGGTTCGATTTCAAG GGTGTTCACCCGGACACGGCACCGGAAAACTACTAATACCAATCCCGGGAACGAGGCCTCGGAAACATTCGACCCGTACAGATCGTGGTCGCCACTGACCGAGGAAGGCTACGCCGAGAAGCTGCGGCTCCTGAGGGAAGCTGCGTCTGTCCCCATGGAAAGATGGAGAGCACCGACGGTCCTGGCATGGCTCGAGGTCGCCCTGGGAATGTCCCAGTACGGACCGCGGTGCGCGGAAAACGTCAAGTCCGGAAAA GTGCTGCTGGAGCTGAACGATGCTGAGCTAGACGCTGGTCTCGGGGTCACTCATCCTTTGCACAGAAAGAAGCTTAGGCTAGCGATCGAGGAACACCGCCACCCGAGTTTGGTGCGATACCCTTGCATAGCTCAGCTCGGCCACACCTGGGTAAGCTCCGAATGGTTGCCGGACTTGGGCCTCGCTCAATACTCTGAGAGCTTCGCGACGAACATGGTCGACGCCAGGATGCTGGACCACCTGAGCAAGAAGGAGCTCGAAAAGTTGCTGGGCGTTACGCGAAAGTCTCATCAAGCCAGTATCGTTCACGGTATTCATCTGCTTCGCATGCTGAACTACGATAGGCAG GCACTGGCGGTAAGGAGACACCAATGTGAACAGGTGGACGCAGACCCTTTGGTTTGGACCAATCAGAGGTTTATTAGGTGGGCACGAAATATCGATTTAACCGAATACGCCGAGAACTTGAAAG ACTCGGGTGTTCACGGCGCTCTCGTTGTTCTGGAGCCGTCATTCACAGGCGAGATGATGGCCACTGCTCTAGGAATCCCACCAGCGAAACACATGATCCGACGACATCTGACCGCCGAACTTGAAGCTTTGGTACTCCCCGCCAG AGGTCAACTGGAGGTCGTCCCCAGGGGAAGCATCGGGAGCAGACCGGTTAGCACCGTCAGCGCCGGCGGAAGCCTGGGTCGTGGAAACCGAGCCTTTCATCTCCAGCATCACCAGAGCTCCCTATCAGCCCTTCACATGGCGGCTAACCATAACAGCAACACGGTCGACCGTCGCAGATCCAGTTTAAGG TTGTCATGGAGGAGCTCTCAG GGATCACTGAGCCGAGCCCTCGGTCTTCGTCCTCGCAGCGAAAAGGCATCCCCGTCGTCATCGTCGGACACCGGAAGTCTCGCGAGCCAGTGTCAGTACGTTCACCACGGGAGCATCGGGAGCCGAGGATCGTCGCCACCTCCTCCTCAACTACCGCCGAGACCGTCGTCGGGTAAACGGCATCGTCGAGTAAAGAGCATCAGCGACATCGAGTACATAAGCAGCGTCGCCGTCAGCACCCCCGTCTGA